A single genomic interval of Alteromonas sp. CI.11.F.A3 harbors:
- a CDS encoding CoA pyrophosphatase — protein sequence MNRADFLRQFHHLRQTHREPDYPLKSRGRPAAVLIPLMDYGNELTVLLTERAHHLRHHPGQISFPGGAVDEVDNSVFDAALREAREEIGMPSENVEIIGVLPNYRTVSGYQIAPVVGFVEPSFTPVIDPNEVESAFEVPLAHVLDRKNHLIHTARKGKRSSPIYFIPWNEHMIWGATAAILRNLSHHIHP from the coding sequence GTGAACAGAGCTGATTTCCTCCGCCAATTTCATCATTTGCGTCAAACGCACAGAGAGCCCGATTACCCGCTTAAATCTAGAGGCAGACCAGCTGCGGTATTAATTCCGCTAATGGACTATGGTAATGAGCTGACAGTTTTGCTCACAGAGCGTGCACACCACTTACGTCATCATCCAGGCCAAATTAGTTTTCCCGGTGGCGCGGTAGATGAAGTAGACAACAGCGTTTTCGACGCTGCACTTCGTGAAGCCCGTGAAGAAATAGGCATGCCTTCTGAAAACGTAGAAATTATTGGGGTGTTGCCGAATTACAGGACAGTAAGCGGTTATCAAATAGCGCCGGTTGTGGGTTTTGTTGAACCCAGTTTTACGCCCGTTATCGACCCTAACGAAGTAGAAAGTGCTTTCGAGGTTCCATTAGCCCATGTGCTGGACCGCAAAAATCACCTTATTCATACCGCGCGCAAAGGTAAGCGTTCATCGCCTATCTACTTTATTCCGTGGAATGAACATATGATTTGGGGCGCTACGGCTGCCATATTACGTAACCTGTCTCACCATATTCATCCTTAA
- the pabB gene encoding aminodeoxychorismate synthase component I gives MPATSLITITPISTSPSLCLVDIFERVAHRTGAILLDTCGSTKSNGRYNVMVWEPSATVTAKHGEAALVQLAGDEAFATDLLPFEAVTHYLHGSVANLEVDEPSQSLANQLPFIVGVAGFAGYDAGRYYEKLPAKAAQTYTTPDFSVGLYLSSLIEDTVTGTLYFCSAKGETTPPDFITQPSSDTDFTDGADDTNQACLTSINDEKVQGEDDTKTSFSLTSEWKSNLTKEAYIDCIERIHDYLKAGDCYQVNMAQRFSATYTGDCWQAYRALRESNQAPFSAFIQLKNSTILSISPERFISVKQGVVETKPIKGTRPRFSDEAEDARSAQSLLTASKDRAENLMIVDLLRNDLSKHCKPHSVKVPELFALESYEAVHHLVSTVVGELNDDATPLDLLASSFPGGSITGAPKIRAMEIIDELEVHRRNIYCGSIFYMGFREDMDSSICIRTLLGENNQLHCWAGGGIVLDSVANDEYKETLDKVSKILPVLTSHFGAGREQS, from the coding sequence ATGCCCGCAACATCGCTAATTACCATTACGCCAATCAGCACATCGCCTTCCCTTTGTCTTGTAGATATTTTTGAGCGGGTAGCCCACCGCACGGGAGCCATTTTGCTTGATACTTGTGGCTCGACAAAAAGCAATGGTCGCTACAATGTGATGGTATGGGAACCGAGCGCTACCGTAACGGCCAAACATGGCGAAGCGGCTTTAGTGCAGTTAGCTGGTGATGAGGCATTTGCAACCGACCTTCTACCTTTTGAAGCCGTAACACACTACCTTCATGGCTCTGTGGCCAACCTTGAGGTAGATGAACCTAGTCAATCGTTAGCAAACCAACTCCCTTTTATAGTAGGTGTAGCCGGTTTTGCAGGCTACGATGCGGGGCGGTATTACGAAAAGCTTCCGGCGAAAGCGGCGCAAACTTATACCACCCCCGATTTTTCCGTAGGGCTATACCTGTCTTCGTTAATTGAGGATACGGTAACAGGCACCCTATATTTTTGTTCGGCAAAAGGTGAAACTACCCCACCTGACTTTATTACACAGCCCAGTTCTGATACTGATTTTACAGATGGTGCTGATGATACCAATCAGGCCTGTTTAACCTCTATCAATGATGAGAAAGTACAAGGTGAAGATGATACCAAAACGTCATTTTCATTAACCAGTGAATGGAAGTCTAACCTAACTAAAGAAGCCTACATTGACTGTATTGAACGCATTCATGACTATTTAAAAGCCGGCGATTGTTATCAAGTTAACATGGCGCAGCGATTCTCAGCTACATACACTGGCGACTGCTGGCAAGCCTATCGCGCTCTGCGTGAAAGCAACCAAGCGCCCTTTTCCGCATTCATTCAATTAAAAAACAGCACTATTTTAAGTATATCCCCCGAACGCTTTATTAGCGTGAAGCAGGGCGTGGTGGAAACTAAACCGATTAAAGGCACGCGCCCACGGTTCAGTGATGAAGCAGAAGATGCGCGAAGCGCTCAGTCTTTGCTGACTGCTTCAAAAGATCGTGCCGAAAACCTTATGATTGTCGATTTACTGCGAAATGATCTTTCAAAGCACTGTAAGCCCCATTCAGTGAAAGTGCCTGAGTTATTTGCGCTAGAGAGCTATGAAGCAGTACACCACTTAGTGAGCACTGTTGTTGGCGAACTTAACGACGACGCGACCCCATTAGATTTACTTGCCTCCTCGTTCCCTGGCGGTTCTATTACAGGTGCACCTAAAATTAGGGCGATGGAGATTATCGACGAACTTGAAGTGCATAGACGAAATATCTATTGCGGCAGTATTTTTTATATGGGCTTTCGTGAAGATATGGACTCAAGTATTTGTATTCGAACGCTGCTTGGGGAGAATAACCAGCTGCATTGCTGGGCTGGTGGTGGTATTGTTTTAGATTCAGTGGCTAATGACGAGTACAAAGAAACCTTGGATAAAGTGTCTAAAATTCTGCCAGTGCTAACCTCCCATTTTGGAGCAGGCCGTGAACAGAGCTGA
- a CDS encoding fumarate hydratase produces the protein MTVIRQQDFIDSIEDSLQFISYYHPLDYVKAVEAAYNREESQAAKDAMAQILINSRMSAEGKRPLCQDTGIVTCFVKVGMGVTWDKTDMTVQQMVDEGTRRAYLNPDNPLRASIVADPAGARTNTKDNTPSVVHIDMVPGEKVEVMIAAKGGGSENKSKMVMLNPSDNIADWVVKTLPTMGAGWCPPGMLGIGIGGTAEKAAVLAKESLMDPVDIQELIARGPETTDEKLRVEIFERVNQLGIGAQGLGGLTTVVDVKIMSLPTHAASKPVAMIPNCAATRHAHFHLDGSGPAELTPPKLEDWPEVTWEVSENTRRVNLNDVTKEDIQDWKVGETVLLSGKMLTGRDAAHKRIQTMLDNGEGLPEGVDLTNRFIYYVGPVDAVGDEVVGPAGPTTATRMDKFTDMMLEKTGLIGMIGKAERGPATVKSIAKHQSVYLMAVGGAAYLVSKAIKKSRVVAFEDLGMEAIYEFDVEDMPVTVAVDSTGANAHETGPAIWKAKIEDLDKALSK, from the coding sequence ATGACCGTTATCCGCCAACAGGACTTCATTGATAGCATTGAAGATTCCCTACAGTTTATCTCTTACTATCACCCGCTCGACTACGTTAAAGCCGTAGAAGCAGCGTACAACCGAGAAGAAAGCCAAGCAGCTAAAGATGCGATGGCACAAATCCTTATTAACTCTAGAATGTCAGCTGAAGGGAAACGTCCTTTGTGTCAAGACACCGGTATTGTGACCTGCTTTGTAAAAGTAGGCATGGGTGTGACTTGGGATAAAACCGACATGACCGTTCAACAGATGGTTGATGAAGGCACTCGCCGCGCTTATCTAAATCCAGATAACCCATTACGCGCATCTATCGTTGCCGACCCCGCAGGCGCACGAACCAACACCAAAGACAACACACCGTCAGTTGTGCACATTGATATGGTGCCCGGTGAAAAAGTTGAAGTAATGATTGCGGCGAAAGGCGGCGGCTCAGAAAACAAATCTAAAATGGTAATGTTAAACCCCAGCGATAATATTGCTGATTGGGTAGTTAAAACGTTACCAACGATGGGGGCGGGCTGGTGTCCACCTGGAATGCTAGGTATAGGTATTGGCGGTACAGCGGAAAAAGCAGCTGTACTTGCGAAAGAAAGCCTAATGGATCCGGTTGATATCCAAGAGCTTATTGCTCGCGGCCCAGAGACCACAGATGAAAAGCTACGTGTTGAAATTTTCGAACGCGTGAATCAGTTGGGTATTGGTGCACAAGGCCTAGGTGGATTAACTACCGTAGTAGACGTTAAAATTATGTCTTTGCCTACCCATGCGGCATCTAAGCCAGTGGCGATGATCCCTAACTGTGCAGCAACCCGACATGCACATTTTCATTTAGATGGCTCAGGTCCAGCTGAACTTACGCCACCTAAATTAGAAGATTGGCCTGAGGTAACGTGGGAAGTGAGTGAAAACACCCGTCGCGTTAACCTTAATGATGTTACCAAAGAAGACATTCAAGACTGGAAAGTGGGCGAAACCGTACTCCTTTCTGGAAAAATGTTGACTGGCCGTGATGCGGCGCACAAGCGTATTCAAACTATGCTTGATAACGGTGAAGGATTACCAGAAGGCGTAGATTTAACCAATCGCTTTATTTATTACGTAGGCCCTGTTGATGCAGTTGGCGACGAAGTAGTAGGCCCAGCCGGTCCAACGACTGCCACTCGTATGGATAAATTCACTGACATGATGTTAGAGAAAACTGGCCTAATTGGTATGATTGGCAAAGCAGAGCGTGGGCCTGCAACGGTTAAATCTATTGCAAAGCATCAGTCAGTTTATTTAATGGCCGTAGGTGGTGCAGCGTACTTGGTTTCTAAAGCTATCAAGAAGTCACGGGTAGTAGCGTTTGAAGATTTAGGTATGGAAGCCATTTACGAATTTGACGTAGAAGATATGCCAGTTACCGTAGCAGTGGACAGCACGGGCGCTAATGCGCACGAAACTGGGCCTGCTATTTGGAAAGCAAAAATTGAAGATTTAGATAAAGCATTATCCAAGTAA
- the rmuC gene encoding DNA recombination protein RmuC, with translation MAEKSDALLVLQQASNETQERMGMLVEKSRQYEQLLAEKLQLGESLSVLQKEYSKLQAQYEAQKARLDALMQNHEEKLALMHSSEQRLQTQFENLANKIFDEKSATYQTQSKHNIEAVLAPFKSQLDGFKQQISEQHIREGQERASLKTEILSLKALNQRITEEASALTNALKGDNKKQGNWGEVILERILKESGLREGHEFETQVSAQSEQGRRLQPDVVVHLPNDKDVIIDSKVSLAAYEQYFNCDDDTSRKQYLSAHVASIKGHIKGLGAKEYQSLKGLRTLDYVLLFIPIEPAFLLAIEEEPDLVSLALNHNIMLVSPTNLLVALRTINNIWQYEYQNQNAQLIAEQAGKLYDKFVGFVSDIEKIGKALDSAHGSYDAAMNKLSSGRGNLVRQVEKFREMGVQPNKRLDDTLTRLSDEE, from the coding sequence ATGGCTGAAAAAAGTGATGCGTTACTTGTTCTGCAGCAAGCCTCAAACGAAACCCAAGAACGTATGGGCATGCTGGTTGAAAAATCACGTCAGTATGAGCAGCTATTAGCTGAGAAACTACAACTTGGTGAATCCTTGAGCGTCCTGCAAAAAGAGTACAGTAAGTTGCAAGCGCAATACGAAGCGCAAAAAGCGAGGCTGGATGCGCTTATGCAGAATCATGAGGAAAAGCTTGCGTTAATGCATTCGTCTGAACAACGTTTACAAACCCAGTTTGAAAACTTAGCGAACAAAATTTTTGATGAGAAAAGCGCAACCTATCAAACCCAAAGTAAACATAATATTGAAGCGGTATTAGCGCCGTTTAAATCTCAATTGGATGGGTTCAAACAACAAATTTCAGAACAACACATTCGTGAAGGGCAAGAACGAGCATCGCTAAAAACGGAAATTTTAAGTTTAAAGGCGTTAAATCAGCGTATAACCGAAGAAGCCTCTGCATTAACTAACGCACTTAAAGGCGATAACAAAAAACAAGGTAATTGGGGCGAGGTTATTTTAGAGCGCATACTCAAAGAATCAGGGCTTCGCGAAGGTCATGAATTTGAAACCCAGGTATCGGCGCAATCTGAACAGGGTAGGCGGTTGCAACCTGATGTTGTGGTGCATTTACCCAACGACAAAGATGTGATTATCGATTCGAAAGTAAGCTTAGCGGCGTATGAGCAATATTTTAACTGTGACGACGACACCAGCCGCAAACAATATCTAAGTGCACACGTGGCTTCAATAAAAGGCCATATTAAAGGGCTGGGAGCTAAAGAATATCAATCCCTTAAAGGGCTGCGAACATTAGATTATGTTCTACTCTTTATTCCTATTGAGCCTGCGTTCTTGTTAGCGATTGAAGAAGAGCCTGACCTTGTTTCTCTCGCGCTTAATCATAATATTATGTTGGTTAGCCCTACGAACTTGCTTGTGGCGCTTCGTACCATCAACAATATTTGGCAATACGAATACCAAAATCAAAACGCGCAGCTCATCGCAGAACAAGCAGGAAAGCTTTACGATAAATTTGTCGGCTTTGTATCTGATATAGAAAAGATTGGTAAAGCACTAGATAGCGCCCATGGCAGTTACGATGCCGCAATGAATAAGCTTTCAAGTGGGCGAGGAAATTTAGTGCGGCAAGTTGAGAAGTTCAGAGAAATGGGCGTGCAGCCTAACAAGCGATTAGACGACACATTAACAAGATTGTCAGATGAAGAATAA